The Agrobacterium vitis region GACACCGCCCTTGCCAAGGAGCAGGATGGCGCGGTGAAAACGCTGCTTGCTCAGGCCCGCGCCGTTTCGGTCATTACCTCCAATCATTCCCTGGAGGAAAAACGCGCCGCCATTGCACTCATTCGCGCGGTGGGCGGCCAGGATGCGATTTCCATTCTCGGCAATGCCGCGCCAACAGTCGATCCGGCCCTGAAGGGCGATATCGATGCCGCCATCGCCAAGATCCAGAGCGATGTGGCGCTGTGGAATACCGCGCAGAACATCACCTATGGCATCTCGCTCGGCTCGGTACTGCTGCTGGCCGCCATTGGCCTTGCCATCACCTTTGGCGTCATGGGCATCATCAATATGGCGCATGGCGAAATGGTCATGCTCGGTGCCTATTCCACCTTCATCGTTCAGCAGGCAATCCGGGCGAACGCGCCTGAGCTGTTTGACTGGTCGCTGGCCATTGCCCTGCCGGTCGCCTTTGCCGTCACGGGTATCTTCGGATTGGTGATCGAGCGCTGCGTCATCCGCTTTCTCTATGGCCGTCCGCTGGAAACGCTACTGGCCACCTGGGGCATTTCATTGATGTTGCAGCAGTTGGTGCGCACGCTGTTTGGCCCGACCAATCAGGAAGTCGCCAATCCGTCGTGGATGTCCGGCTCGTTTGGGCTTGGCGGCTTGACCATTACCTGGAACCGGCTGTGGATCCTGGTGTTTTCACTGTCGGTGTTCTTCGCGCTGCTGATGCTGTTGAAGCGCTCCGCCTTTGGCTTGCAGATGCGCGCCGTCACCCAAAACCGGCGCATGGCGTCTTCCATGGGCATTCGTACGCCCTGGGTCGATGCCTTCACGTTTGCTTTGGGCTCCGGCATTGCCGGAATGGCGGGCGTGGCGCTGTCCCAGATCGACAATGTCTCGCCCAATCTCGGCCAGACCTACATTATCGACAGTTTCATGGTCGTGGTGTTCGGCGGGGTCGGTAATCTCTGGGGCACGCTGGTGGGAGCGTTTTCGCTTGGCATTCTGAACAAGTTCCTTGAGCCCTATGCCGGTGCGGTGCTGGGCAAGATCCTGGTTCTGGTTCTCATCATCCTGTTCATCCAGAAGCGGCCGCGCGGTCTCTTCGCACTCAAGGGAAGGGCGGTGGAAGCATGATCACGGCATTTCTTCTGCGCTCGCTGGACGCCAAGATCCTCGTCGCCATCGCCATTCTTCTCGCGCTCGCCATTCTGGTGCCGATCCTCAGCCTTGCCACCGCGCCCGACAGCGCGTTGCATATGCCGACCTATCTGGTGGCGCTGTTCGGCAAATATCTGACCTATGCCATGTTGGCCTTGGCGCTCGATCTGGTCTGGGGCTTTTGCGGCATTCTTTCGCTCGGCCACGGGGCGTTCTTCGCGCTCGGCGGCTATGCCATGGGCATGTATCTGATGCGCCAGATCGGCCCGCGCGGCACTTATGGCGATCCTGTATTGCCTGACTTCATGGTGTTCCTGAACTGGAAGGAGCT contains the following coding sequences:
- the urtB gene encoding urea ABC transporter permease subunit UrtB, with the translated sequence MRSCLNHLSSVLVAGLLLILASGLCVARAEGDPATLIKALGTANFTDAEKIVGDLGRTGDLNVVPALEALSGGDLYLRKADGNVFIAKPAGSQLTLVDPLSGAEVGKEAKGGLVKIKINNGLRRAIRAAQGGLTLLSPDRTVRLAAADALLKAPSEDNLELLDTALAKEQDGAVKTLLAQARAVSVITSNHSLEEKRAAIALIRAVGGQDAISILGNAAPTVDPALKGDIDAAIAKIQSDVALWNTAQNITYGISLGSVLLLAAIGLAITFGVMGIINMAHGEMVMLGAYSTFIVQQAIRANAPELFDWSLAIALPVAFAVTGIFGLVIERCVIRFLYGRPLETLLATWGISLMLQQLVRTLFGPTNQEVANPSWMSGSFGLGGLTITWNRLWILVFSLSVFFALLMLLKRSAFGLQMRAVTQNRRMASSMGIRTPWVDAFTFALGSGIAGMAGVALSQIDNVSPNLGQTYIIDSFMVVVFGGVGNLWGTLVGAFSLGILNKFLEPYAGAVLGKILVLVLIILFIQKRPRGLFALKGRAVEA